From one Passer domesticus isolate bPasDom1 chromosome 15, bPasDom1.hap1, whole genome shotgun sequence genomic stretch:
- the SLC29A4 gene encoding equilibrative nucleoside transporter 4, which translates to MGSVGAQRLKELSPAATPEGNVVMSFSFDSYQLEEDELQRGSQAKAVLTFMEPVSEDPEPQDRYHGIYFAMLLAGVGFLLPYNSFITDVDYLHHKYPGTSIVFDMSLTYILVALVAVILNNALVELLSLHTRISVGYLFALGPLLFVSICDVWLELFSRRQAYAINLVAVGVVAFGCTVQQSSFYGYTGLLPKRYTQGVMTGESTAGVIISLSRIFTKLLLSDEKENTVIFFFISIGMELTCFVLHLLVKRTRFVRYYTECSRQGRGAGQPRAGYRVHHDVTAEDVRFENREQGQLNSPRGSPGTEAELAGSGTYMRFDVPRPKIKRSWPSFRDMLLYRYVVSRLIWAYMLSIAMTYFITLCLFPGLESEIHNCTLGEWLPILIMAIFNLSDFVGKILAALPYDWRGTHLLVYSCLRVVFIPLFIMCVYPSGQPTFGHPAWPCIFSLLMGITNGYFGSVPMILAAGKVSPEQRELAGNTMTVSYMTGLTLGSAVAYFAYSLSSTSHSTCFYTETSNGSFTSGY; encoded by the exons ATGGGCTCGGTGGGAGCCCAGCGCCTCAAGGAGCTGAGCCCGGCGGCGACGCCCGAGGGGAACGTGGTGATGAGCTTCAGCTTCGACAGCTACCAGCTGGAGGAGGACGAGCTGCAGCGGGGCAGCCAGGCCAAGGCTGTGCTCACCTTCATGGAGCCAG TTTCTGAGGACCCTGAGCCGCAGGATCGATACCATGGGATTTATTTTGCcatgctgctggctggggtgggATTTCTCCTGCCCTACAACAGCTTTATCACCGATGTGGATTACCTGCACCACAAATACCCAG GGACCTCCATTGTCTTCGACATGAGCCTCACCTACatcctggtggccctggtggccgTCATCCTCAACAACgcgctggtggagctgctgagcTTACACACCCGGATCTCCGTGG GCTACCTGTTTGCCCTGGGGCCCCTGCTCTTCGTCAGCATCTGCGACGTGTGGCTGGAGCTGTTCAGCCGCAGACAAGCCTACGCCATCAACCTGGTGGCTGTCGGGGTGgtggcctttggctgcacag TGCAGCAATCCAGCTTCTACGGCTACACGGGGCTGCTGCCCAAGCGCTACACGCAGGGAGTGATGACAGGAGAGA GCACCGCCGGGGTCATCATCTCGCTCAGCCGCATCTTCACCAAGCTGCTGCTGTCGGACGAGAAGGAGAACACCGtcatcttcttcttcatctCCATCGGCATGGAGCTGACGTGCTTCGTCCTGCACCTCCTGGTGAAGCGCACGCGCTTCGTGCGCTACTACACCGAGTGCTCCCGCCAGGGCCGCGGCGCCGGCCAGCCCCGCGCCGGATACCGCGTGCACCACGACGTCACCGCCGAGGACGTCCGATTT GAAAACCGGGAGCAGGGGCAGCTGAACTCCCcccggggcagccctggcaccgAAGCTGAGCTGGCTGGGAGTGGCACCTACATGCGCTTCGATGTCCCTCGGCCCAAGATCAAGAGGAGCTGGCCCAGCTTCCGAG aCATGCTGCTCTACCGCTACGTCGTGTCCCGCCTCATCTGGGCCTACATGCTCTCCATCGCCATGACCTACTTCATCACACTGTGCCTCTTTCCCGGGCTGGAGTCGGAGATCCACAACTGCACGCTGGGGGAATGGCTCCCCATCCTCATCATGGCCATCTTCAACCTCTCTGACTTCGTCGGCAAG AtcctggctgccctgccctACGACTGGAGAGGGACCCACCTCCTCGTCTACTCCTGCCTCCGCGTGGTCTTCATCCCCCTCTTCATCATGTGCGTCTACCCCAGCGGGCAGCCCACCTTCGGCCACCCCGCCTGGCCCTGCATCTTCTCCCTCCTCATGGGCATCACCAACGGCTACTTCGGCAGCGTGCCCATGATCCTGGCCGCAGGCAAAGTGAGCCCGGAGCAGCGGGAGCTGGCAG GGAACACCATGACCGTGTCCTACATGACGGGCTTGACGCTGGGCTCGGCCGTGGCGTATTTTGCCTACAGCCTCAGCAGCACCTCCCACAGCACCTGCTTCTACACCGAGACCTCCAATGGCTCCTTCACCTCGGggtactga